In a single window of the Pelagibacterium sp. 26DY04 genome:
- the acnA gene encoding aconitate hydratase AcnA yields MAAQRTISLRSLAGEKLPQLPYVLRILLENVARHLGEGEQTSAILAWLDRRSSAQEIPFQPARLLMHDTTCGPALADIAGMRHSLAEAGGTPWALNPQIPIDVSVDHSIAVDHFGSSAAIKANMKREQERNEERFRFMKWAQANLTNLRIHPPGTGIMHTINLEQLASVVTTRDGWTFPDTLIGTDSHTPMINGLGVLAWGVGGLEAEGVMFGLPVMMRIPDVIGVRLEGALPEGTFATDLALHVTHQFRARGIDNPFVEFHGPGVSGLTVGQRAVVANMAPEMGAQTAYFPIDDQTLAYLKATGRSADQVALVRDYAQASGLWFDPLSSPSYTDTFTIDLSTVATSLAGPQRPQDLIAPAEARQSIEPLVAKARHSGRKSQPGRIEDGAVAIAAITSCTNTSDARLNIAAGLLARRARAFGLAPKPWVKTSFSPGSPAAARYLERAGLIEDLDAVGFGIVGFGCMTCIGNSGPLLDTVETAIREEGIVPVAVLSGNRNFPGRVHPLLSAGFLASPPLVIAYSLAGTIDIDIQNDPLGQTPDGKNVYLRDLWPSAAEIEAIYHAASSIADFPQAFAVATQSRLWREVETVKGELWPFDPASTYLRRPPFANFAEPQFLDRLITRPLLVLGDDITTDQISPAGAVPADSEVGRYLVERGENPKDLNVFSSRRGNFEVMVRGLFTNRTVENHLAPGIAPGFGVDFETGEHLPLHILARRNRERGVAGVILAGERYGAGSSRDWAAKGTALIGARAVIASSFERIHRTNLIGMGVLPLKAPQGLVPSKLGIGPTDTIEIALLDPTLAKRSRFAVTIHYAGREPETFAAIAQIETELEISLLHKGGIIPFILSGALDRSASGGKKVDLH; encoded by the coding sequence ATGGCGGCTCAACGCACGATATCGCTGCGCTCGTTGGCGGGAGAAAAACTCCCGCAACTGCCCTATGTCCTGCGCATCCTTTTGGAGAACGTCGCCCGCCATCTGGGGGAAGGCGAGCAGACTTCGGCCATTCTGGCTTGGCTGGACAGGCGCTCCAGCGCTCAGGAGATCCCTTTCCAGCCGGCGCGCCTGCTCATGCACGACACCACCTGCGGCCCGGCGCTCGCCGACATTGCGGGCATGCGTCATAGCCTTGCCGAAGCCGGCGGTACCCCTTGGGCGCTCAACCCGCAAATTCCGATCGACGTCTCGGTGGACCATTCCATCGCCGTCGACCATTTCGGCAGCAGCGCGGCCATCAAGGCCAACATGAAGCGTGAGCAGGAGCGCAACGAAGAGCGCTTCCGGTTCATGAAATGGGCCCAGGCCAATTTGACCAACCTGCGCATCCACCCGCCGGGCACCGGCATCATGCACACCATCAATCTCGAACAATTGGCAAGCGTGGTGACGACGCGGGATGGCTGGACCTTCCCCGATACCCTGATCGGCACCGACAGCCACACGCCCATGATCAACGGATTGGGCGTCCTGGCCTGGGGCGTAGGCGGGCTGGAGGCGGAGGGCGTCATGTTCGGCCTGCCGGTCATGATGCGCATTCCCGATGTCATCGGCGTAAGGCTCGAGGGCGCGCTGCCCGAAGGCACTTTCGCGACCGATCTTGCCCTGCACGTCACCCACCAGTTTCGCGCCCGCGGGATCGACAATCCCTTCGTGGAGTTCCACGGTCCCGGCGTTTCCGGCCTCACCGTCGGGCAACGCGCCGTGGTCGCCAACATGGCCCCCGAAATGGGCGCTCAGACGGCCTATTTTCCCATCGACGATCAAACGCTTGCTTATCTCAAAGCAACAGGGAGAAGCGCCGATCAAGTGGCGCTGGTGCGCGATTACGCCCAAGCGAGCGGCCTCTGGTTCGATCCCCTGTCCAGTCCCAGCTACACCGACACGTTTACCATCGACCTTTCCACCGTCGCCACATCGCTGGCCGGCCCGCAACGGCCGCAGGATCTGATCGCGCCGGCCGAGGCGCGCCAGAGCATCGAGCCGCTCGTGGCCAAGGCCCGCCATAGTGGACGGAAAAGCCAACCCGGACGCATCGAAGACGGCGCCGTCGCCATCGCGGCGATCACCAGTTGCACCAACACCTCCGATGCCCGCCTCAACATCGCGGCGGGCCTCCTGGCGCGCCGGGCGAGAGCCTTCGGGCTTGCGCCCAAGCCGTGGGTCAAAACCTCCTTCTCGCCCGGATCGCCGGCCGCGGCACGCTATCTTGAGCGCGCCGGCCTGATCGAGGATCTCGATGCGGTTGGTTTCGGCATTGTCGGCTTTGGCTGCATGACATGCATCGGCAATTCCGGGCCGCTTCTCGACACCGTTGAAACCGCCATCCGTGAAGAGGGCATCGTGCCGGTCGCGGTGCTTTCGGGCAATCGTAATTTCCCCGGCCGCGTGCATCCTCTCCTTTCGGCCGGTTTCCTCGCCTCACCGCCGCTGGTCATCGCCTATTCCCTGGCGGGCACCATCGACATCGACATCCAGAACGATCCCCTCGGGCAGACGCCCGACGGCAAGAACGTCTATCTGCGCGATCTCTGGCCCTCCGCCGCCGAGATCGAAGCGATCTATCATGCCGCCTCGAGCATCGCCGATTTCCCGCAAGCCTTCGCCGTAGCGACCCAGAGCCGGCTTTGGCGGGAGGTGGAGACGGTAAAGGGAGAGCTGTGGCCGTTCGATCCGGCCTCGACCTATCTGCGCCGCCCGCCCTTCGCAAATTTCGCCGAACCGCAATTCCTCGACCGACTGATCACACGTCCGCTCCTGGTCCTGGGTGACGATATCACCACCGACCAGATCTCCCCGGCCGGCGCCGTGCCGGCTGACAGCGAGGTGGGGCGCTATCTCGTCGAGCGCGGCGAAAATCCCAAGGATCTGAACGTCTTTTCGTCCCGGCGCGGCAATTTCGAGGTGATGGTGCGCGGGCTGTTCACCAACCGCACCGTTGAAAACCACCTTGCCCCGGGCATCGCCCCGGGCTTCGGGGTTGATTTCGAAACCGGCGAGCACCTGCCCCTCCATATCCTCGCCCGGCGCAACCGCGAACGCGGCGTGGCCGGCGTCATCCTGGCGGGAGAGCGCTATGGCGCGGGGTCTTCGCGCGATTGGGCCGCAAAGGGCACCGCGCTGATCGGCGCGCGCGCCGTCATCGCATCGAGCTTCGAGCGCATCCATCGCACCAACCTGATCGGCATGGGCGTCCTGCCGCTCAAGGCGCCTCAGGGACTGGTGCCGAGCAAACTCGGTATCGGCCCCACCGACACCATCGAGATCGCCTTGCTCGATCCCACGCTCGCCAAACGCAGCCGCTTTGCGGTCACCATCCACTATGCCGGCCGCGAGCCGGAAACCTTCGCGGCCATCGCGCAAATCGAAACCGAGCTTGAAATCAGCCTCTTGCACAAAGGCGGCATTATTCCTTTCATCCTTTCCGGGGCCCTCGATCGGTCGGCATCGGGAGGGAAGAAAGTCGATCTGCATTAG
- a CDS encoding tripartite tricarboxylate transporter substrate-binding protein: MNKFGAIISTGLLAVAALTGPGFTQDAESVGELSIIAPAGAGGGWDGAARAIQEVMTATGLANSVQVINVPGAGGTVGLAQFANGAGSDPSQLLVGGITMVGAIISNNAPVDLGSVTPLARLTGDPLAVVVPADSPIQTIDDLLAQIQSDVAGTIWAGGSAGGADHMLAALLTEAAGEDPSAVNYVAFSGGGEALAAMLGGQVTAGISGYGEWQGQIESGDLRALAISYPEPIEGIDAQPLKAQGVDVELVNWRAIFAGPDVSDEDMARLTAAFEAMVNSAEWQEVLEARGWTDYYMPAAEFSTFLDAEIERVGTILTNLGLAQQ; this comes from the coding sequence ATGAATAAATTCGGAGCCATCATCTCCACCGGCCTGCTCGCCGTCGCGGCGCTGACCGGACCTGGCTTTACCCAGGACGCCGAAAGCGTCGGCGAACTCTCCATCATCGCCCCCGCTGGCGCCGGCGGCGGCTGGGACGGTGCGGCCCGCGCCATCCAGGAAGTGATGACCGCGACCGGGCTTGCGAACTCGGTCCAGGTCATCAACGTGCCCGGCGCTGGCGGCACGGTCGGTCTGGCTCAATTTGCCAACGGGGCGGGGTCCGATCCCAGCCAGCTGCTCGTGGGCGGCATCACCATGGTGGGCGCCATCATTTCCAACAACGCCCCCGTGGACCTGGGTTCGGTGACCCCGCTGGCCCGCCTCACCGGCGATCCGCTCGCCGTTGTGGTCCCCGCCGATTCACCCATCCAGACCATCGATGACCTTTTGGCCCAGATCCAGTCCGACGTGGCCGGCACCATCTGGGCGGGCGGTTCGGCCGGCGGCGCCGATCACATGCTTGCCGCTCTTTTGACCGAGGCCGCAGGCGAAGACCCCAGCGCCGTCAACTATGTCGCCTTCTCGGGCGGCGGCGAGGCCCTGGCGGCGATGCTCGGCGGACAGGTCACCGCCGGCATCTCGGGCTATGGCGAATGGCAGGGCCAGATCGAATCGGGCGACCTGCGCGCGCTCGCCATCTCCTATCCCGAGCCCATCGAAGGGATCGACGCCCAGCCGCTCAAGGCCCAGGGCGTGGATGTCGAACTGGTCAACTGGCGCGCCATCTTTGCCGGCCCCGACGTCTCCGACGAGGATATGGCCAGGCTCACCGCCGCCTTCGAAGCGATGGTGAATTCCGCCGAATGGCAGGAAGTGCTCGAGGCTCGCGGCTGGACCGACTACTACATGCCCGCCGCCGAATTCTCCACTTTCCTTGACGCTGAAATCGAGCGTGTCGGCACCATCCTGACCAATCTGGGTCTGGCCCAGCAGTAA
- a CDS encoding tripartite tricarboxylate transporter TctB family protein, translating into MQQAAQTRKGLALDRSKLMVGIILLGFAAVTGYDAYSMSFRAAYGLNPNTASYLVAILLAVLGIAHFWSATRPTDEGDALDADWRAIGLIAAALGALVACIFLGAGFILGSTLLFALTARAFDRKAILVDLIIGFVISLAIFFLFNNLLSLTLPHGPLERLL; encoded by the coding sequence ATGCAACAAGCCGCACAAACGCGCAAAGGCTTAGCGCTCGATCGGTCCAAGCTCATGGTCGGGATCATCCTGCTCGGCTTTGCCGCCGTCACGGGCTATGACGCCTATTCGATGAGCTTTCGCGCCGCCTATGGCCTCAATCCCAATACCGCGTCCTATCTCGTGGCCATCCTTCTTGCCGTCCTCGGGATCGCCCATTTCTGGAGCGCCACGCGTCCCACCGATGAGGGCGACGCGCTCGACGCCGATTGGCGGGCTATCGGGTTGATCGCGGCCGCTCTGGGCGCGCTGGTTGCCTGTATTTTCCTGGGCGCCGGTTTCATTTTGGGCTCCACCCTGCTTTTCGCCCTCACCGCCCGCGCCTTCGACCGCAAGGCGATCCTTGTCGACCTGATCATCGGGTTCGTGATCTCGCTGGCGATCTTCTTTCTCTTCAACAACCTGCTGTCGCTGACCCTGCCCCACGGTCCGCTCGAACGCCTGCTTTAG
- a CDS encoding tripartite tricarboxylate transporter permease: MFLAEGFTQALTPMNLVFALVGVFLGTAVGVLPGIGPALTVALLLPVTFKLDPGGSLIMFAGIYYGGMYGGSTTAILLNTPGEAASVVTALEGNKMARQGRGGPALATAAIGSFVAALVATIGIAFLAPVIVEIAVRFGPWDYFALMMIAFVTVSATFGSSPLKGLTSLALGLWLGLIGIDQLTGQARLTFGVPQLLDGIEVTTLAVGLFAIGEALLIASQHRTSPAQPIPVKGSVWMNRQDWSRSWKPWLRGAAIGFPIGGLPAGGAEVPTFLSYNLERKLCRDPEAFGNGAIEGVAGPEAANNASAAGTMVPLLTLGLPTSATAAVMLAGFQQYNIQPGPLLFAQHADIVWALIASLFIANVMLLFLNLPLVGLWVRLLAIPTPWLYAGIMVFAAMGTIAANPSIVELLLLVAFGAAGFLMRRYNYPIAPAVVGLILGPMADLQMRRALQISLGDPMVFLEHWSSALMLAIAAIALVAPFIFRGLSRFQADED, encoded by the coding sequence ATGTTCCTGGCCGAAGGCTTTACCCAAGCCCTGACGCCGATGAATCTCGTCTTTGCCCTGGTCGGCGTCTTTTTGGGCACCGCTGTCGGCGTGCTGCCGGGCATCGGCCCGGCCCTGACCGTGGCGCTGTTGCTGCCGGTGACGTTCAAGCTCGATCCGGGCGGCTCGCTCATCATGTTCGCCGGCATCTATTATGGCGGCATGTATGGGGGCTCGACCACGGCCATCCTGCTCAATACGCCCGGCGAGGCCGCCTCGGTCGTCACCGCGCTCGAGGGCAACAAGATGGCGCGGCAGGGACGCGGCGGACCGGCCCTGGCCACCGCCGCCATCGGCTCGTTCGTTGCCGCGCTGGTTGCAACCATAGGCATCGCGTTCCTGGCTCCCGTCATCGTCGAGATCGCCGTCCGCTTCGGGCCGTGGGATTATTTCGCGCTGATGATGATCGCTTTCGTCACCGTTTCGGCGACATTCGGATCCTCCCCGCTCAAGGGCTTGACCAGCCTTGCGCTGGGTCTTTGGCTCGGGCTCATCGGCATCGATCAATTGACCGGCCAGGCGCGGCTGACCTTCGGCGTGCCGCAACTGCTCGACGGCATCGAGGTGACGACCCTCGCCGTCGGCCTGTTCGCCATCGGGGAAGCCCTTCTGATCGCCTCGCAGCATCGCACCTCCCCCGCCCAGCCCATCCCCGTCAAGGGCTCTGTCTGGATGAACCGGCAGGATTGGTCGCGCTCGTGGAAACCTTGGCTGCGCGGCGCAGCGATCGGCTTTCCCATCGGCGGATTGCCGGCCGGCGGCGCGGAAGTTCCGACCTTCCTCAGTTACAATCTGGAACGCAAGCTGTGCCGCGACCCCGAAGCCTTCGGCAATGGCGCCATCGAAGGCGTGGCCGGTCCCGAAGCGGCCAATAACGCTTCGGCGGCCGGCACCATGGTGCCGCTTCTGACCCTGGGGCTGCCGACATCGGCCACTGCGGCGGTCATGCTGGCCGGATTTCAGCAATACAACATCCAGCCCGGCCCGCTGCTCTTTGCCCAGCATGCCGATATCGTCTGGGCACTGATCGCCTCGCTGTTCATCGCCAATGTGATGCTGCTGTTCCTCAATCTCCCCCTTGTGGGTCTGTGGGTCCGGCTTTTGGCCATTCCAACGCCATGGCTCTATGCAGGCATCATGGTCTTTGCCGCCATGGGGACCATCGCGGCCAACCCCTCCATCGTCGAGCTTTTGCTGCTCGTTGCCTTCGGCGCCGCCGGCTTTCTGATGCGACGATACAATTACCCCATCGCGCCGGCCGTTGTCGGCCTGATCCTGGGGCCAATGGCCGACCTGCAGATGCGCCGCGCGCTGCAGATCAGCCTGGGCGATCCCATGGTCTTCCTGGAGCACTGGAGTTCGGCACTCATGCTCGCCATCGCGGCGATCGCGCTCGTCGCCCCCTTCATCTTCCGTGGCCTGTCGCGCTTCCAGGCCGATGAAGATTAA
- a CDS encoding GAF domain-containing protein, giving the protein MTTPDISAARQQFDAAISAATSAEAAFLALQDFVRRIVGAKLFTVMLVDMEAELARRAYTSDPENYPASGTKPIRYDRWFDIVHKARQPFVANSIADISTVFADYELIDSLGCQSVVNLPVVLGGELIGTINMLDVADHYTPERVELIVREVSIPAKLALAVATRA; this is encoded by the coding sequence GTGACGACACCTGATATTTCCGCCGCGCGGCAGCAATTCGACGCCGCGATTTCCGCAGCCACCAGCGCGGAGGCCGCATTCCTCGCGCTGCAGGATTTCGTACGGCGGATCGTGGGGGCCAAGCTCTTCACCGTCATGCTGGTGGACATGGAGGCCGAGCTGGCGCGGCGCGCCTATACCTCCGACCCCGAAAACTACCCCGCTTCGGGCACCAAGCCGATCCGCTATGACCGCTGGTTCGATATCGTGCACAAGGCGCGTCAGCCCTTCGTCGCCAATTCCATCGCCGATATCTCGACGGTCTTTGCCGATTACGAGCTGATCGACTCGCTGGGCTGCCAGTCGGTGGTCAACCTGCCGGTGGTTCTGGGGGGCGAGCTGATCGGCACGATCAACATGCTCGATGTGGCCGATCACTATACGCCCGAGCGGGTCGAGTTGATCGTCCGGGAAGTCTCGATCCCGGCCAAGCTCGCTCTCGCTGTCGCGACGCGAGCCTAG
- a CDS encoding ABC transporter ATP-binding protein: MTSAIILKDLSIAYGETVITHDISLDIAQGESFALVGESGSGKTTVLRAIAGLAPQWTGEISLLGGTRTHGIDKRSVRETQMVFQDPYGSLHPRKTIDAVLSEPLAIHGVSNRGERVEAALGAVGLDQRFRFRYPHQLSGGQRQRVAIARALMLEPKVLLLDEPTSALDVSVQAEILNLLKRLQREQNLTYLMVTHNLPVVSFLCDRLAVMRHGRIVEIATADQLREGNFTDAYSRELYAASGGAPA; this comes from the coding sequence ATGACAAGTGCCATCATCCTCAAGGATCTTTCGATCGCCTATGGCGAGACCGTCATCACCCACGATATCTCCCTCGATATCGCGCAAGGGGAGAGCTTTGCCCTTGTGGGCGAATCGGGGTCGGGCAAAACGACGGTGCTGCGCGCCATCGCCGGGCTCGCGCCGCAATGGACGGGGGAGATTTCGCTCCTTGGCGGAACGCGCACCCATGGCATCGACAAGCGCTCGGTGCGCGAGACGCAGATGGTGTTCCAGGATCCCTATGGTTCGCTCCACCCGCGCAAGACCATCGATGCGGTGCTTTCCGAACCGTTGGCCATCCACGGCGTTTCGAATCGTGGCGAGCGGGTCGAAGCGGCCCTCGGGGCGGTCGGGCTCGATCAGCGCTTCCGCTTTCGCTATCCGCACCAGCTTTCGGGTGGGCAGCGCCAGCGTGTCGCCATTGCGCGCGCGCTGATGCTGGAACCGAAGGTCCTGCTGCTGGACGAACCCACCTCGGCGCTGGACGTCTCGGTGCAAGCCGAGATTCTCAACCTTTTGAAGCGCCTGCAACGCGAGCAGAACCTCACCTATCTGATGGTGACCCACAATCTTCCGGTGGTGTCGTTCCTCTGCGATCGGCTGGCCGTGATGCGCCATGGCCGGATCGTGGAGATCGCCACCGCCGATCAATTGCGCGAAGGGAATTTCACCGATGCCTATTCGCGCGAACTCTACGCCGCCAGTGGCGGTGCTCCTGCCTAG
- a CDS encoding ABC transporter ATP-binding protein, producing the protein MSAPLLEVENLRVSFPTHQGRVEVVKGISFSLGRERLGIVGESGSGKSMTGRSVLRLIRSPGRVTADKLSFSGIDLLSQSERQMRAIRGARISMVMQDPKFSLNPVMTVGDQIAEALKVHTRVPGREVRDRVIAMLEAVRINDPERVAKLYPHEVSGGMGQRIMIAMMLIPEPDLLIADEPTSALDVSVQAQVLDIIDDLIKTKGMGLILISHDLNLVSRYCDRILVMNAGQVVESCAAGELSNATHPYTRGLLAAMPRLDETRDQLPVLDRASWGGT; encoded by the coding sequence TTGAGCGCGCCGCTTCTCGAGGTCGAAAACCTCCGCGTTTCCTTTCCCACCCATCAGGGCCGGGTGGAGGTGGTCAAGGGAATATCGTTTTCGCTGGGCCGGGAGCGGCTGGGAATCGTGGGCGAAAGCGGATCAGGCAAATCGATGACCGGACGCTCGGTCCTGCGGCTGATCCGCTCGCCCGGGCGTGTCACCGCCGACAAGCTCTCCTTTAGCGGCATCGACCTTCTCTCCCAATCCGAGCGCCAGATGCGGGCCATTCGCGGCGCCCGCATCTCCATGGTGATGCAGGACCCCAAATTCTCGCTCAACCCCGTGATGACGGTGGGCGACCAAATCGCCGAGGCGCTCAAGGTGCACACGAGGGTGCCCGGACGCGAGGTGCGCGATCGGGTGATCGCCATGCTCGAAGCGGTGCGCATCAACGATCCGGAGCGCGTCGCCAAGCTTTATCCCCATGAGGTGTCCGGCGGCATGGGCCAGCGCATCATGATCGCCATGATGCTGATCCCCGAGCCCGATCTGTTGATCGCGGACGAGCCGACCTCGGCGCTCGACGTTTCGGTCCAGGCCCAGGTGCTCGACATCATCGACGACCTGATCAAGACCAAGGGCATGGGGCTGATCCTCATCAGCCACGACCTCAACCTCGTCTCGCGCTATTGCGACCGCATCCTGGTGATGAATGCCGGCCAGGTGGTGGAAAGCTGCGCGGCGGGCGAACTTTCGAACGCAACCCATCCCTATACGCGCGGATTGCTGGCGGCGATGCCCCGGCTCGACGAGACGCGCGATCAACTGCCGGTCCTCGACCGGGCGAGCTGGGGCGGCACATGA
- a CDS encoding ABC transporter permease, translating to MASTRDWLLADSPTSRMQASLGRFYRLALGLLSNPLTVVGLIIIITLVVTAIAADWIAPYSATRQNLSDRLLPPSWDHLMGTDMLGRDIFSRVVHGSQITLTIVLLVAVIAAPVGLVVGAIAGYFGGWVDRALMGITDIFLSMPKLILALAFVAALGPGINNAIIAIAITTWPAYARIARAETLTFRNSEFIAAVQLQGASPIRVIVNHILPLCTSSMIVRVTLDMAGIILTAAGLGFLGLGAQPPLPEWGAMIATGRDFILNQWWVATMPGIAIIVVSLGFCFLGDGLRDVLDPKQGEKH from the coding sequence ATGGCCTCTACACGCGACTGGCTTTTGGCCGACTCTCCCACCTCCCGCATGCAGGCGAGCCTTGGCCGGTTCTATCGGCTGGCGCTTGGCCTTTTGAGCAATCCGCTCACCGTTGTCGGGCTCATCATCATCATAACGCTGGTGGTGACCGCGATCGCGGCCGATTGGATCGCCCCCTATTCGGCGACGCGGCAGAACCTTTCGGACCGGCTGCTGCCGCCCAGTTGGGACCATTTGATGGGCACCGACATGCTGGGCCGCGATATTTTCTCCCGCGTGGTCCATGGTTCGCAGATCACCTTGACCATTGTGCTGCTGGTGGCGGTGATCGCCGCGCCGGTGGGATTGGTGGTCGGCGCCATAGCGGGCTATTTCGGCGGCTGGGTGGACCGGGCCCTGATGGGGATTACCGACATCTTTCTCTCCATGCCCAAGCTGATCCTGGCGCTGGCCTTCGTCGCGGCGCTCGGGCCGGGCATCAACAACGCCATCATCGCCATCGCGATCACCACATGGCCGGCCTATGCCCGCATAGCGCGGGCCGAGACGCTGACCTTCCGCAATTCCGAATTCATCGCAGCCGTGCAGCTTCAGGGCGCTTCGCCGATCCGGGTCATCGTCAACCACATCCTGCCGCTCTGCACCTCTTCGATGATCGTCCGCGTGACCCTCGATATGGCGGGCATTATCCTCACCGCCGCCGGTCTGGGCTTTCTCGGGCTGGGGGCGCAGCCGCCGCTTCCCGAATGGGGCGCGATGATCGCGACGGGCCGCGATTTCATTCTCAACCAGTGGTGGGTCGCCACCATGCCCGGCATTGCCATCATCGTGGTCAGCCTCGGGTTTTGTTTCCTGGGCGACGGGCTGCGTGACGTGCTCGATCCCAAGCAGGGAGAAAAGCATTGA
- a CDS encoding ABC transporter permease produces MCPVSLEGQAGGEPVNQPAGRWSGKRVAAVLGELAWFVATIALTFLGLLAITFFIGRVVPIDPVLAVVGDRASASTYEAARVAMGLDRPLYEQFFSYVGDILSGNFGMSVSTGRPVIVDLSRVFPATLEMATIGILIGVALGVPMGVLAAARQGSWTDQIIRVFGLLGYSVPAFWLGLVGLALFYAQLRWVGGPGRVDIFYDGLVPHITGLMLVDSLITGQVDVFWNAVSHIILPASILGFFSLAYIARMTRSFMLDQLGQEFVTTARVKGVPEWRVIWRHGFYPIRIQLITVIGLSYAGLLEGSVMIETVFSWPGIGNYLTTGLFNADMNAVLGATLVIGAVFIVINKVSDVLYRVLDPRAR; encoded by the coding sequence ATGTGCCCCGTGTCACTTGAGGGACAGGCAGGCGGAGAGCCGGTGAACCAACCGGCCGGGCGCTGGAGCGGAAAACGCGTGGCAGCCGTTTTGGGCGAGCTTGCCTGGTTCGTCGCCACCATCGCCCTGACCTTTCTGGGCCTGCTCGCCATCACCTTCTTTATCGGCCGCGTGGTGCCCATCGATCCGGTTCTGGCGGTGGTGGGCGACCGGGCCTCGGCCAGCACTTATGAGGCGGCGCGGGTCGCCATGGGGCTGGACCGGCCGCTTTACGAGCAGTTCTTTTCCTATGTGGGGGATATTCTCAGCGGCAATTTCGGCATGTCGGTCTCGACCGGCCGGCCGGTGATCGTCGATCTCAGCCGGGTTTTCCCCGCAACGCTCGAAATGGCGACGATCGGCATCCTGATCGGGGTCGCGCTGGGCGTGCCCATGGGCGTTCTGGCCGCCGCGCGGCAGGGGAGCTGGACCGATCAGATCATCCGCGTCTTCGGGCTTTTGGGCTATTCGGTGCCGGCCTTCTGGCTGGGGCTCGTGGGGCTGGCGCTGTTTTATGCCCAATTGCGCTGGGTCGGCGGGCCGGGCCGGGTCGATATCTTCTACGATGGGCTGGTGCCGCACATCACCGGGCTGATGCTGGTCGATAGCCTCATCACCGGTCAGGTGGACGTGTTCTGGAACGCGGTCAGCCACATCATTCTCCCCGCCTCCATTCTCGGGTTTTTCTCGCTGGCCTATATCGCGCGCATGACGCGCTCGTTCATGCTCGACCAGTTGGGGCAGGAATTCGTCACCACCGCGCGGGTCAAGGGCGTGCCCGAATGGCGGGTGATCTGGCGGCACGGGTTTTATCCCATCCGCATCCAGCTCATCACCGTCATCGGGCTTTCCTATGCCGGCCTTCTCGAAGGGTCGGTGATGATCGAGACCGTGTTCTCCTGGCCCGGCATCGGCAATTATCTCACCACCGGCCTCTTTAACGCCGACATGAACGCGGTGCTCGGGGCCACGCTGGTGATCGGGGCGGTGTTCATCGTCATCAACAAAGTTTCGGACGTGCTCTATCGCGTCCTTGATCCGAGGGCGCGCTGA
- a CDS encoding XRE family transcriptional regulator gives MADIAGGRLAQDLSPKVGSLIRARRRQQQMTLQMLGEAARTSVGYLSQIERDQATPSLGTLAQIARALGVGVDYFIAAPSVENAFSRSEDRRRFSIDGTSIVYERITTEFPGNMLSAFIMTVPPGYRSETVSHEGEELLYVLSGEITQRLGQDEMVMKAGDALHFRGNQPHAWSNHTALPARLLWTGTLELFQSITASRVLPDADKKPERQPALSTSKPKEDQS, from the coding sequence ATGGCCGACATCGCGGGTGGGAGATTGGCACAAGATCTGTCCCCCAAGGTGGGTTCGCTGATCCGCGCCCGCCGCAGGCAGCAGCAGATGACGCTGCAGATGCTGGGCGAAGCCGCCCGAACTTCGGTGGGATATCTCAGCCAGATCGAACGCGACCAGGCGACGCCCTCCCTTGGCACCCTGGCGCAGATCGCGCGCGCCCTGGGCGTGGGCGTCGATTATTTCATCGCCGCGCCCTCTGTGGAAAACGCATTCAGCCGGTCCGAAGATCGCCGGCGCTTTTCGATCGATGGCACCTCCATCGTCTATGAGCGCATCACCACCGAATTTCCCGGAAACATGCTCTCGGCCTTCATCATGACGGTGCCGCCGGGCTATCGCTCGGAAACCGTCAGCCATGAGGGCGAAGAGCTGCTTTACGTCCTGTCCGGTGAAATCACGCAGCGGCTGGGCCAGGACGAGATGGTCATGAAGGCGGGCGATGCCCTGCATTTCCGCGGCAACCAGCCCCATGCCTGGTCCAATCACACGGCCCTGCCGGCCAGGCTTTTATGGACCGGCACGCTTGAGCTTTTCCAATCCATAACCGCGTCGAGGGTGCTCCCGGACGCAGACAAGAAGCCGGAACGCCAACCGGCCCTTTCCACATCAAAGCCAAAGGAAGACCAATCATGA